The following coding sequences lie in one Halomonas sp. 'Soap Lake #6' genomic window:
- the plsX gene encoding phosphate acyltransferase PlsX, which yields MRLAIDVMGGDQGPRAIVEGSARAVIERPDLTLTLFGPYQQIHAEIMRLPRPLAAAMSRLVASDAPDSVSSEATASWALRRGQSTSMARMLHSLAQGEAAAGVSAGNTGALVALARRELGMLYGISRPAISTAIPARGGRRCYLLDLGANVDSPAHRLFDFAMMGSAMAQCVDGVERPRVALLNVGSEATKGSANVREADRLLRGCVGDLGFAYHGFAEGGDIFQGELDVVVCDGFVGNVTLKASEGLTRMLVERVQMGFESSLSGRLASLLAKPVLKRLKQELDPVRYNGASLLGLKGIVVKSHGSTRADGFYYAIQRALQEVEHNLPERIGERLLRP from the coding sequence GTGCGCCTAGCGATTGATGTAATGGGGGGTGACCAAGGCCCCCGTGCCATTGTCGAAGGCTCCGCCAGGGCGGTCATAGAGCGCCCTGATCTAACGCTAACGCTGTTTGGCCCGTATCAGCAGATTCATGCTGAGATTATGCGCTTGCCGCGGCCTTTGGCTGCGGCAATGTCACGTTTAGTGGCAAGCGATGCGCCAGATAGCGTCTCCTCGGAGGCAACTGCTTCTTGGGCGTTGCGGCGCGGGCAGTCCACAAGTATGGCGCGGATGCTGCACAGCCTTGCACAGGGGGAAGCCGCGGCAGGAGTGAGTGCGGGAAATACGGGGGCGTTGGTTGCCCTTGCCAGGCGTGAGCTGGGCATGCTTTATGGTATCTCCAGACCGGCGATTAGCACCGCTATTCCGGCTCGAGGAGGACGTCGTTGTTATTTGCTCGACTTGGGGGCAAATGTAGACTCTCCAGCCCATCGGTTGTTTGATTTTGCCATGATGGGATCGGCTATGGCGCAGTGTGTTGATGGTGTTGAGCGCCCCAGGGTTGCATTGCTAAATGTAGGCTCTGAAGCAACCAAGGGGAGTGCTAATGTACGTGAGGCGGACCGCCTGTTGCGCGGCTGTGTTGGTGATCTAGGGTTCGCGTACCATGGTTTTGCAGAGGGTGGTGATATTTTTCAGGGTGAGCTGGACGTGGTGGTCTGCGACGGCTTCGTGGGTAATGTTACCCTGAAGGCAAGTGAAGGTTTGACTCGTATGTTGGTAGAGCGTGTTCAAATGGGCTTTGAGTCAAGCCTAAGTGGACGTTTAGCAAGCCTACTGGCCAAACCTGTACTTAAGCGCCTTAAGCAGGAATTAGACCCGGTGCGCTATAATGGCGCTAGCCTATTGGGGTTGAAAGGGATTGTAGTTAAAAGCCACGGCAGTACCCGTGCGGATGGTTTCTACTATGCTATCCAGCGCGCATTACAAGAAGTGGAGCATAATCTACCTGAGCGTATTGGAGAGCGCTTGCTGCGGCCTTAA
- the sppA gene encoding signal peptide peptidase SppA: MSDEQRRGGESPEIPGEQPEAVKDRWTQGPDVSQCANDGAVSAGGAGNSVGDDAETLRERQRLAQLEMMDRWIGGVLTEQRRTRRWKLFFRLMFLTIVLVSLTTTVYQVWWAESVATAPAQPHLGLVEVHGVIASDAPANAERIIRGLNRAWSSDNAAAVVLHIDSPGGSPVQSQRIYAEIMRLREQGNKPIYAVIEDIGASGAYYIASAADEIMASPASLVGSIGVIYAGFGFQEAINKLGVERRVVTAGENKAFLDPFQPLDENVEEFWQSVLNQTHTQFINDVRAGRGDRLADSPEVFSGLVWSGEQALALGLVDELASLEQLARAEVGGARWEDYTPRLDPFERLTRRFTQAAAEVLGMSSSSSPLRFESP; this comes from the coding sequence ATGAGCGATGAGCAGCGGCGTGGCGGCGAATCGCCAGAGATACCAGGTGAGCAGCCCGAGGCAGTGAAGGATCGGTGGACACAAGGGCCTGATGTCTCGCAGTGCGCTAATGATGGAGCTGTTTCAGCGGGAGGTGCTGGCAATAGTGTTGGCGATGATGCTGAAACACTACGCGAGCGTCAGCGGTTGGCGCAGTTGGAAATGATGGATCGATGGATTGGTGGTGTGTTAACCGAGCAGCGCCGAACACGGCGCTGGAAGCTATTTTTCCGCCTAATGTTCCTCACTATAGTGCTTGTGTCGTTAACTACCACGGTTTATCAGGTGTGGTGGGCAGAGTCCGTGGCCACCGCGCCAGCACAGCCCCATTTAGGGCTTGTGGAAGTGCACGGTGTTATTGCCAGTGATGCGCCTGCCAACGCAGAGCGTATTATTCGTGGGTTGAATCGTGCCTGGTCGTCCGATAATGCTGCGGCGGTGGTGCTGCATATCGATAGTCCTGGGGGGAGCCCTGTACAGTCCCAGCGTATTTATGCAGAAATTATGCGACTGCGTGAACAGGGTAATAAGCCTATTTATGCAGTGATCGAAGACATTGGTGCCAGTGGTGCTTATTACATCGCCTCTGCTGCTGATGAAATTATGGCTTCGCCTGCCAGCTTAGTAGGATCTATTGGCGTGATATATGCGGGCTTTGGTTTCCAGGAGGCAATCAATAAGCTTGGTGTTGAGCGGCGGGTAGTCACGGCGGGTGAGAATAAGGCGTTTCTTGACCCCTTTCAGCCGCTGGATGAGAACGTAGAGGAGTTCTGGCAGAGCGTGCTTAACCAAACGCATACGCAGTTTATCAATGATGTGCGCGCTGGACGCGGCGATCGGTTAGCCGATAGCCCTGAGGTGTTTTCAGGGTTGGTGTGGAGTGGAGAGCAGGCGCTGGCGCTTGGGTTAGTGGATGAGTTGGCCAGCTTAGAGCAGCTAGCACGTGCCGAGGTGGGAGGGGCTCGCTGGGAAGACTATACGCCGCGCCTTGATCCCTTTGAGCGGCTAACACGCCGCTTCACTCAAGCGGCAGCAGAGGTGCTGGGTATGTCATCGTCTAGCTCTCCGCTGCGCTTCGAGTCGCCCTAG
- a CDS encoding YceD family protein codes for MLTSQIPSRVEPYKLAARRERLEGIVALDKLPRLAEEAGDQTGDCHVVLEFGIDAQGRREIRGQLQATLALPCRRCLVPLSQDVSSEFLLGMVSDEALAAELPASHEPVLVENEQLDLLAVVEDELILSLPQVVYHDEAECHVSAEQLVSKTEGATAESTSTTNPFAVLNALKSSGALKGKK; via the coding sequence ATGTTGACCTCACAAATCCCCAGCCGGGTTGAGCCTTATAAGCTCGCAGCCCGCCGCGAACGACTCGAAGGCATAGTGGCACTTGATAAGCTGCCTCGTCTTGCTGAAGAAGCAGGAGACCAAACTGGCGACTGTCATGTCGTGCTTGAGTTTGGTATTGATGCCCAGGGTCGTCGTGAAATTCGTGGCCAATTGCAAGCGACCCTAGCGTTGCCTTGTCGTCGCTGTTTGGTGCCGCTAAGTCAAGATGTGTCGAGCGAATTCCTACTTGGAATGGTCTCGGACGAAGCCTTGGCTGCCGAGTTACCTGCCAGCCATGAGCCGGTACTGGTGGAAAATGAGCAGCTGGACTTGCTGGCGGTAGTGGAGGATGAGCTTATTCTCAGCTTGCCGCAGGTGGTCTATCACGATGAGGCCGAATGCCATGTCTCGGCGGAGCAGTTGGTTAGCAAGACCGAAGGCGCGACGGCAGAGTCCACATCAACTACGAACCCTTTCGCGGTGCTGAATGCGTTGAAAAGCAGCGGCGCTCTGAAAGGCAAGAAGTAA
- a CDS encoding Maf family protein: protein MDNASLVLASSSRFRRALLDRLQLPYQCCSPDIDETPQQGESPSALVHRLALSKANAVAAHFPHHCIIGSDQIALFEGDILGKPHTAERACANLARFSGQRVTFLTGLAVLDTRHQRHQVHIEHFDVVFRSLSQQEIEHYVALEQPLDSAGSFRMEGLGIALFEKLEGRDPNALIGLPLIALCDMLRQAGMNPLGEA from the coding sequence GTGGATAATGCATCATTAGTGCTCGCCTCTAGCTCACGCTTTCGTCGAGCCCTATTGGATAGACTCCAACTACCCTACCAGTGCTGCTCGCCAGACATCGATGAAACACCCCAGCAGGGTGAGTCGCCAAGCGCCCTGGTGCATCGCCTTGCACTGAGCAAAGCTAATGCTGTTGCGGCCCATTTTCCCCACCACTGTATTATTGGCTCGGATCAAATCGCGCTATTTGAAGGAGACATTCTCGGCAAACCGCATACAGCAGAACGTGCCTGCGCCAATCTTGCGCGCTTTTCCGGCCAACGCGTCACTTTCTTAACTGGATTAGCAGTGCTTGACACACGCCACCAGCGCCACCAAGTGCACATTGAGCATTTTGATGTAGTATTCCGCTCCCTGAGCCAACAGGAGATTGAACACTACGTAGCACTAGAACAACCGCTGGATAGTGCAGGCAGCTTTCGCATGGAGGGGCTTGGTATTGCGCTATTTGAAAAGTTAGAAGGCCGAGATCCCAACGCACTCATCGGCCTTCCACTAATAGCGCTGTGCGACATGCTCCGCCAAGCAGGCATGAACCCCCTTGGCGAAGCTTAA
- a CDS encoding HAD family hydrolase — protein MRYELIIFDWDGTLMNSVPKIVACMQAAALDAEWGALSVSAIEDIVGLGLPEAIAKLCHGIQPVQAELLRQRYAHHFVYADTTPMPFFEGVEAQMVRLRQREQQRLAVATGKSRRGLDRVFAETGSGEWFHASRTADETRSKPHPQMLSELLEELAIPVERAVMVGDSEYDMEMARAIGMDRVAVTYGVHAPSRLAASQPCWVAHTTSELFDWLYG, from the coding sequence ATGCGCTACGAGCTGATTATTTTTGATTGGGATGGCACTTTGATGAATTCGGTGCCGAAAATTGTCGCCTGCATGCAGGCGGCTGCTTTAGATGCGGAGTGGGGAGCACTCAGTGTCAGCGCGATCGAGGATATTGTAGGTCTGGGGCTACCCGAAGCAATTGCTAAGCTTTGTCATGGTATCCAGCCGGTCCAGGCGGAGCTGCTACGCCAGCGCTATGCCCACCATTTTGTGTATGCAGACACTACCCCGATGCCATTTTTTGAAGGTGTAGAGGCTCAGATGGTGCGTTTGCGGCAGCGTGAGCAGCAGCGGTTAGCTGTTGCCACGGGGAAGAGTCGTCGCGGGCTTGATCGTGTTTTTGCCGAGACCGGTAGTGGTGAGTGGTTTCACGCTAGTCGAACGGCGGATGAAACACGCTCGAAGCCCCATCCGCAAATGCTCAGCGAGTTGTTGGAAGAGTTGGCGATACCCGTGGAGCGAGCGGTGATGGTGGGGGATAGCGAATACGATATGGAAATGGCCAGGGCGATTGGTATGGATCGTGTGGCAGTGACCTATGGTGTTCACGCGCCATCCCGTTTAGCAGCAAGCCAGCCCTGCTGGGTAGCACATACCACGAGTGAACTTTTTGACTGGTTATACGGCTAA
- the rpmF gene encoding 50S ribosomal protein L32 codes for MAVQKNRKTRSKRGMRRSHDALSGPTLSQDQETGTTHLRHHVSSDGFYRGRKVVEV; via the coding sequence ATGGCAGTTCAAAAGAACCGTAAAACTCGTTCTAAGCGCGGCATGCGTCGTAGCCACGATGCGCTGAGCGGCCCGACTCTGTCTCAAGATCAAGAGACAGGCACTACTCACCTGCGCCACCACGTTTCTTCGGATGGTTTCTACCGTGGTCGTAAGGTGGTTGAGGTTTAA
- the rne gene encoding ribonuclease E encodes MKRMLINATQPEELRVALVDGQRLYDLDIESGAREQKKANIYRGKITRVEPSLEAAFVDFGAERHGFLPLKEISREYFIKDVSGRPSIKEVLKEGQEVIVQVDKEERGNKGAALTTFISLAGRFLVLMPNNPRAGGISRRIEGDDRSQLKDAMGQLTVPDKMGLIVRTAGIGRSSEELQWDLDYLVQVWESITTEAGKRSAPFLIYRESNVIIRAMRDYLRQDIGEVLIDSPEIHAEALGFIRQVMPSYQQKIKLYVDEVPLFSRFQIESQIETAYQREVKLPSGGSIVIDHTEALVSIDINSARATRGSDIEETALQTNSEAADEIARQLRLRDIGGLVVIDFIDMGPARNQREVENRMRDALKLDRARVQIGRISRFGLMEMSRQRLRPSLGETSGVVCPRCNGQGTIRDVRSLSLSIMRLIEEEAMKERSAQIRAILPVPVATYLLNEKRSVLADIESRQGVRVVLLPNPDMDTPHYDVQRLRDDHLDEDDSHTLSSFEISTDTEVGKEPAPSFTPPAQRAEAAVKSVTHNAPAPVSLQTEEAPTQAPAAPAPVTDEQPSVIGRFIRGFAKLLGGEDSSTQPSATEPPTQRKSSAERNSQKSTRNADNRPKQARESSARDSNTRDNSARDSNARDNSIRDNQENAGRNEQRGNNQSRNTTAGDDANDKRSGPSRTRNRRRHPQQEEAKAQDSGSKNNRQNLKEPTPNSTAQNDTANTSAQPDNRNRDKPRDNRSRDNRLRDDKAKGDELRSTNGDANGSNEAKQESRQSAPALDDGKPKRTRNNPRNRSRTQAINPQSEAEQLKLQSEVVNTADDAEGVSAPAAPSTESQQAAPAPQATPRALTHTPLDAQEALATQAPTAPSGGETTAEQPAASADKARKATHQRRQPQAEQPAQAGSTDGDRQATPQQADVHTQPETQQRAASEPVSEPLLTDTLAAATEAPSDVQEERPVEQSKEASPTADAPASAAVSVEEHIADAEPVANAEPVEVAAKATPSESSTEDAPATVASTPETPAATASPDREKTQFNAAPSLTEQDPEQSAELSAEPLVDSSPKATPEADSEAQESTSVEEAVQSLTTEASTTAASKEPEAAKEALAEAAPKPSRRRRSRAHNDPRELRKQQEAQNANQE; translated from the coding sequence ATGAAACGGATGCTGATTAACGCAACCCAGCCAGAAGAGCTGCGGGTTGCACTGGTAGATGGACAACGCCTTTACGATTTAGATATCGAATCAGGCGCCCGCGAACAGAAAAAAGCCAATATTTATCGTGGCAAAATAACCCGCGTCGAACCCTCTCTTGAAGCCGCCTTTGTCGATTTTGGCGCTGAACGCCACGGTTTTTTGCCGCTAAAAGAGATCTCACGCGAATACTTTATTAAAGACGTATCTGGCCGCCCTAGCATTAAAGAAGTACTCAAAGAGGGTCAGGAGGTCATTGTCCAGGTGGACAAAGAGGAGCGCGGCAACAAAGGCGCAGCCCTCACAACGTTCATCAGCTTAGCGGGCCGCTTCTTAGTCCTTATGCCCAACAATCCTCGTGCGGGTGGCATTTCACGCCGTATTGAGGGCGACGACCGCAGCCAATTAAAAGACGCCATGGGCCAGCTAACAGTGCCCGACAAGATGGGTCTGATTGTGCGCACAGCGGGTATTGGCCGCAGCTCGGAGGAGCTACAGTGGGACCTGGACTACCTGGTGCAAGTTTGGGAGTCGATCACCACTGAAGCAGGTAAACGCTCCGCTCCGTTCCTGATTTACCGTGAGTCCAATGTCATCATTCGTGCCATGCGCGACTACCTGCGCCAGGATATTGGCGAAGTACTGATCGACAGCCCCGAGATTCACGCGGAAGCCCTCGGTTTTATCCGCCAGGTAATGCCCTCTTATCAGCAGAAAATTAAGCTTTACGTTGATGAGGTACCGCTGTTTTCGCGCTTCCAGATTGAGTCTCAGATCGAAACCGCCTATCAGCGCGAAGTTAAACTGCCTTCCGGCGGCTCAATTGTTATTGACCATACTGAAGCCCTGGTATCCATCGATATCAACTCTGCTCGCGCCACACGCGGCAGCGATATCGAAGAGACCGCCTTGCAAACCAACTCCGAAGCCGCTGACGAGATTGCCCGCCAGTTGCGCCTGCGGGATATTGGTGGCCTGGTGGTCATCGACTTTATTGACATGGGTCCTGCACGTAACCAGCGGGAAGTCGAAAACCGCATGCGTGATGCGCTGAAGCTTGACCGCGCACGCGTTCAAATTGGCCGCATATCGCGTTTTGGCTTAATGGAGATGTCGCGCCAGCGCCTGCGTCCTTCTTTGGGCGAGACCAGCGGCGTAGTATGCCCTCGCTGCAACGGCCAAGGCACAATACGCGACGTTCGCTCGTTGTCGCTATCCATTATGCGCCTTATCGAAGAAGAGGCGATGAAAGAGCGCAGCGCGCAGATCCGCGCCATTCTTCCAGTGCCGGTGGCAACTTACCTGCTGAACGAAAAGCGCAGTGTATTAGCTGACATAGAGTCTCGCCAGGGCGTACGGGTGGTACTGCTGCCGAATCCAGATATGGACACGCCCCATTACGATGTTCAGCGGCTTCGGGATGACCACTTAGACGAAGATGACAGCCATACGCTTTCCAGCTTTGAGATCTCAACAGATACTGAAGTAGGCAAAGAGCCCGCCCCAAGTTTTACGCCGCCCGCCCAGCGGGCTGAAGCTGCCGTAAAGAGCGTAACCCATAACGCCCCTGCACCGGTTTCTCTACAGACAGAAGAAGCACCTACACAAGCACCGGCAGCACCAGCCCCCGTCACCGATGAGCAACCCAGCGTGATTGGCCGCTTCATTCGTGGTTTCGCCAAGTTGTTGGGTGGCGAAGACAGCAGCACTCAGCCATCGGCCACAGAGCCACCCACCCAGCGTAAGTCGTCGGCCGAGCGTAACTCACAAAAAAGTACCCGTAACGCTGACAACAGGCCCAAGCAAGCCCGTGAAAGCAGTGCTCGTGATAGCAATACTCGTGACAACAGCGCTCGCGACAGCAATGCTCGTGACAACAGTATTCGTGACAACCAGGAGAACGCTGGGAGAAACGAGCAGCGCGGCAACAATCAATCCCGCAACACCACTGCTGGCGATGATGCCAACGACAAGCGTAGCGGCCCTAGCCGCACCCGCAATCGTCGTCGTCACCCGCAACAGGAAGAGGCGAAAGCTCAGGATAGCGGCAGCAAGAACAACCGCCAGAATCTGAAAGAGCCGACACCGAATAGCACTGCACAAAACGATACTGCTAACACTTCAGCTCAGCCTGATAACCGCAACCGTGACAAGCCCCGTGACAACAGATCACGGGACAACAGGCTGCGCGATGATAAAGCCAAAGGCGATGAGTTACGCAGCACTAATGGGGACGCTAATGGGAGCAATGAAGCCAAGCAAGAAAGCAGGCAATCAGCTCCCGCGCTGGATGACGGCAAGCCGAAACGGACACGTAATAACCCGCGCAACCGCTCACGCACACAGGCAATAAACCCTCAGTCCGAAGCGGAACAGTTAAAACTGCAATCAGAAGTTGTCAACACAGCTGATGATGCTGAAGGTGTGAGCGCACCGGCTGCGCCAAGCACTGAGAGTCAGCAAGCAGCACCTGCGCCGCAAGCAACGCCCCGAGCGCTAACTCATACCCCGTTAGACGCTCAAGAGGCTCTGGCCACTCAAGCGCCGACCGCACCAAGTGGTGGTGAGACAACCGCAGAGCAGCCAGCAGCCTCAGCAGACAAGGCACGCAAAGCAACGCACCAGCGTCGCCAGCCCCAAGCAGAACAGCCAGCACAAGCAGGCTCTACAGACGGTGATCGCCAAGCAACGCCCCAGCAAGCTGACGTGCACACGCAACCTGAGACACAGCAACGCGCAGCCAGCGAGCCAGTGAGCGAACCTCTGCTGACCGACACTCTGGCAGCAGCTACCGAAGCACCTAGTGATGTGCAAGAGGAGCGGCCTGTTGAACAATCCAAAGAGGCAAGCCCTACTGCTGACGCTCCTGCTTCTGCAGCAGTATCAGTGGAAGAGCACATCGCCGATGCGGAGCCTGTAGCCAATGCAGAGCCTGTGGAAGTAGCAGCTAAAGCCACTCCTTCAGAGAGTTCTACTGAGGATGCACCTGCAACCGTAGCGTCTACTCCCGAAACACCAGCAGCTACAGCTTCACCAGATAGGGAGAAAACACAATTTAATGCAGCACCATCCCTAACCGAGCAGGATCCTGAGCAGAGCGCTGAACTGAGTGCCGAGCCACTTGTCGACAGTTCGCCTAAAGCAACACCAGAGGCAGACAGCGAAGCTCAAGAGAGCACTTCAGTAGAAGAGGCTGTTCAATCATTGACCACAGAGGCATCGACCACCGCGGCTTCCAAAGAGCCTGAAGCAGCGAAGGAAGCCCTCGCAGAAGCAGCGCCTAAACCAAGCCGTCGACGCCGCAGCCGCGCGCACAACGACCCAAGGGAGCTGCGTAAGCAGCAAGAAGCACAGAACGCTAACCAAGAGTAA
- a CDS encoding RluA family pseudouridine synthase — translation MAEGREVQWVEIAPEQAGQRIDNFLMTRLKGAPRALIYRIVRKGEVRVNKKRVKVDYRIQAGDLVRVPPLRLAPREAVKEVSDNLRDLLIGSVIMEGPDWMVLNKPSGLAVHGGSGVKIGLIEALRQVRDDLTFLELVHRLDRDTSGCLLLAKSRDALVTLNESLKKHAMDKRYLALVSGRWPARKTYVGARLDRFDAGNGERRVRVDPNGKVSRTLFSVVETFEKATLVEAEPVTGRTHQIRVHAAHAGHALLGDDKYSTRESAHMTQQLKVERLFLHARALTFPEPGNGRPVTVKAPLPEALDAVLQRARR, via the coding sequence ATGGCCGAAGGGCGCGAAGTACAGTGGGTGGAAATCGCCCCGGAGCAGGCGGGTCAGCGAATCGACAATTTTTTGATGACACGATTGAAAGGAGCACCGCGTGCGCTGATCTATCGTATCGTGCGTAAAGGTGAGGTAAGGGTTAATAAAAAGCGCGTTAAAGTAGATTACCGCATACAGGCAGGTGATCTGGTGCGTGTGCCTCCGCTGCGCCTCGCCCCGAGAGAAGCGGTGAAAGAGGTGAGCGATAATTTGCGTGACCTGCTGATTGGTAGTGTGATTATGGAAGGCCCTGATTGGATGGTGCTCAATAAGCCTTCAGGTTTAGCAGTGCACGGCGGCAGTGGCGTTAAAATTGGCCTGATCGAAGCGCTTCGACAAGTCCGCGATGATCTGACCTTCTTAGAGTTGGTACACCGTTTAGATCGCGATACGTCTGGGTGCCTGCTGTTGGCTAAATCCCGGGATGCGTTAGTGACGCTGAATGAGTCACTAAAGAAGCATGCAATGGACAAGCGCTACCTGGCGCTGGTGAGTGGGCGCTGGCCGGCCCGTAAGACCTATGTTGGCGCTCGGTTAGACCGTTTTGATGCCGGTAACGGTGAGCGGCGGGTGCGAGTCGACCCAAATGGCAAAGTGTCTCGTACTCTGTTCTCTGTCGTCGAGACATTTGAAAAGGCCACTCTTGTCGAAGCTGAGCCCGTGACGGGGCGTACGCATCAGATTCGTGTGCATGCTGCGCACGCAGGTCATGCGCTGCTGGGCGACGATAAATATTCAACCCGCGAAAGCGCTCACATGACCCAGCAACTGAAAGTGGAGCGGCTCTTTCTACATGCGCGCGCTTTAACCTTTCCTGAGCCAGGTAATGGCCGGCCTGTGACGGTAAAGGCGCCGCTGCCGGAAGCGCTAGACGCCGTGCTGCAGCGGGCTCGACGGTAA